Genomic DNA from Deltaproteobacteria bacterium:
AAAGCTTGATGTGCTCCAGCAGTTCTGCTTTGAGAATCTGCCGGAGCTCTGGATAGTTTCTTACTTCGGTAACGAAGCTCGACTTTAGTGTGTCAGTGTCGATTATCCCGTCCTGATGCTTTTGCACCCACCCCTTGGCTTTACCTTCCCATTCTTTCCGTTGGAAGGTTTTCCTTTCTTGCTCCGTCATGGTCAGGTTTTTCGTCCTTTCCATGATAATATCCAGCGTGCTCTTTATCTCTGCCATTGCTCAATTTACTTCTTCGCAGCTAAATATCCTTTGGCAAGGGAGGTATTGACGTGGACGACCCCTTTGTTCAGGTTTTTCATCGGGTAATCATCCGTAATTTCGGGAAGCTGATTAGCCTGCTCTTGAGTCCTGATGACAGAACCGGCAGGCACGTAGCGGCCGTCGGGTACAGATACGCCCATGAGGATAACTCCCGGCTCGAGAACACATCCTTTCCCAACAACTGACCTGAATACCAGAGCTTGCATACCGACAAAGGTATCATCCATGACTACAGCCGGTCCGTGAATCTGCACCTGATGAGCAAGAGAGACGCGGTTTCCCACATAAACAGCGTATTTTTTGCCGGAGACTTCACGCAGGTTTTTCTCAACAGGCTTTCCATCAATTTCTGTCTCAAGGGCGTGGATGACAACACCGTCCTGAACGTTCGAATTATCACCGATATACAGCGGCTGCCCCTCATCGCCCCGGATTGATGCCATAGGGGAAACCATGATATTTTTACCCAGGATGACGTTTCCGATGACAGCAGCTAAGGGGTGAATATAGGTGGTAGGATCGATGAGCGGCTCCGATACCTTTGCACTAAAATCAGCCGATACATTTTTTTCTATCACGCCATTACCTCACATTTTGAAAGAATCGAGCACACAGTAACGGTAGTCTCTCTTTTCATTAAAGTTTCAAAAAATCGATCAACCGCCTGCGGTTTGCGGAAAAGCCGTATTGGTGTAAAGATACTCCATCTTTTCCTTATGTTTTAACTCTTCGCTCGCCATTTTGGTCAAAAGCTCTTTTACATCACCCGCGGGATAGCTGTCTGCCAGGCTTTTGTAAAAATTATATGAGTTGAGTTCCCTGTTGGCGGCAATGAGGTAGACTTCCGAACTTTTTATGTTCTTTTTAATATCGGGTTTCTCGATGTGTTCAATGATTTTGTAATCGACGGGTGCTTCCATCTTCAATACTTCGGAACAGAAGCGGCCTTCCTGGCAGGTTGTCAGAAATTCCTTGTGTTTGGCTTCTTCCTGGGCGATATACTTCAGGGTGCTCTTCGCCTCCTTGTCTTCCACCAGATCGTAGAGGTTCATATAAAAGTCATATGCCTCTTGTTCCTTGTCAATGGCCATATTCAGCACAGAGCTAAGCGTATTTTGCATTTTCTTCATTCCTCCCGTACAATTTTTTAATAAATTTCCCCTATTTATAAAAGAGGGTAGGGGATTATCGTTTATCACCCCTTGGCAAAATCCCCCTTTGTGAAAAGGGGACTCGTGAGGATAACTTCTGCT
This window encodes:
- a CDS encoding ferritin family protein; this encodes MKKMQNTLSSVLNMAIDKEQEAYDFYMNLYDLVEDKEAKSTLKYIAQEEAKHKEFLTTCQEGRFCSEVLKMEAPVDYKIIEHIEKPDIKKNIKSSEVYLIAANRELNSYNFYKSLADSYPAGDVKELLTKMASEELKHKEKMEYLYTNTAFPQTAGG
- a CDS encoding carbonic anhydrase translates to MIEKNVSADFSAKVSEPLIDPTTYIHPLAAVIGNVILGKNIMVSPMASIRGDEGQPLYIGDNSNVQDGVVIHALETEIDGKPVEKNLREVSGKKYAVYVGNRVSLAHQVQIHGPAVVMDDTFVGMQALVFRSVVGKGCVLEPGVILMGVSVPDGRYVPAGSVIRTQEQANQLPEITDDYPMKNLNKGVVHVNTSLAKGYLAAKK